A window of the Arenibacter algicola genome harbors these coding sequences:
- a CDS encoding Cthe_2314 family HEPN domain-containing protein: MKNIESFYNEVSSYFVTKNLISLTDNGYVFEDSNIMEFLSLKKENPNFPKLEKNKVFNDLLNCNNDLKYFVASLYCYLPYINNPLNEWTMFEGEKLFTYNQKGCDWLFSMNVSCSFEKLYNFWDRIGDVLGYYLEVDLAEYQMNFAKCIDELNKRPELQNNTNFLELKEFRHGDFVEFNKHRKEIVHYYQFETTFRDVLEENCRDEIKIKELWEWKKNMPDYFKNHLHMSCKAFVNVLQLALDCDK; this comes from the coding sequence ATGAAGAATATAGAGAGTTTTTATAATGAGGTTTCATCCTATTTTGTAACAAAGAATTTAATAAGCCTTACAGATAACGGCTACGTCTTTGAAGATTCAAATATTATGGAATTCTTATCATTGAAAAAGGAGAATCCAAATTTCCCAAAGCTTGAAAAGAATAAGGTTTTTAATGATTTACTGAATTGTAATAATGACCTTAAATATTTTGTTGCATCTTTATATTGTTATCTTCCATATATAAATAATCCCCTCAATGAATGGACAATGTTTGAAGGGGAAAAGCTTTTTACTTATAATCAAAAGGGTTGTGATTGGCTCTTTTCAATGAACGTTAGTTGCAGTTTCGAAAAATTGTATAATTTTTGGGATAGAATAGGTGATGTTTTAGGATATTATCTGGAGGTGGATTTGGCGGAATATCAAATGAATTTTGCGAAATGTATTGATGAGTTAAATAAAAGGCCAGAATTGCAAAATAATACTAATTTTCTGGAACTGAAGGAATTTCGTCATGGTGACTTTGTTGAATTTAACAAGCATCGTAAAGAAATAGTTCATTATTATCAGTTTGAAACTACATTTAGGGATGTTCTTGAAGAAAACTGCCGAGATGAAATTAAGATTAAAGAGCTATGGGAATGGAAGAAGAATATGCCAGATTACTTCAAAAATCACCTACATATGTCCTGTAAAGCATTTGTTAATGTGTTGCAATTAGCTTTAGACTGTGATAAATAA